The region cccatatgactaacaagaccccaaatgggttatgggcatatgacctacttagctagtaggaccccactaatcccatgggcatatgacttgtttagtctatgggaccccaagtaataatggtcattataataagtgtatgtaataagtgttatgatatgtctttatgtttattatgaaattttatgtttatgactatgtgttagattttccttgctgggcattaggctcattcctttttgttttatgtgcaggaaaatagctttagaggcggtaagattcgtagacacttagagaatgtgtatcgatgatgaatggagtcaaggagtcgagagttcgatttctcgaggatgtagtcttgttttacttttttatggttttacaagtattttccgcactttctatgtaattcCTTTTTacattaagttatgttttgttttaaagacaatgggtacccatatcctacttattttatgaaagtaacttttgtttctacaagtttctaataaatttatggtattttcgcaaatgtaagtcttattaaggtttgtatgtatagtttcattaatggtcctaaagtctagagtagtgggtcataaGCCTGAACCAACTTCATGGACTCGCCCAATCTTCACCCTCTGGGGTTTAGATCATTGTGATAGATAGTCTATTCCATGAGATGGATCCCACCATGTGGGATCCGGATGAAGTTTCCAGGTTCATCCTCTCGATCCAACGCACTATCAAGATCTCCCCTTCGATCATTCATCGCTAGATGATGTCCGTCTTGGTAAAAGAACATGAATCTTGGTCAATGAACCTACACATTGGTAAACGAACTTGGACCATAGGTCCGGATAAAACAAGCCCACTTCCTCTTACAGCTGAAGTGTCACCGAGAAATTCGACAGTTGGTCTCTCTGACTAACTATTATGAATTTTCTTAcgtgtgtgcaagtgtacacagtcgtcaaacaagtaataaagttaTAAGAaaagtatcgtctccacagggattgtaaATTGGTAATTAATTCTCAAAACTAATTactcgcaaattgatttcaatgGAAATAAAACAATGAGATAAAACTAAATTAATGAAAAgtaaataaaactaaattaatGAAAAGTAAATGAAACTATAAACAAAAACTAAGAGAAGAAACAAGCTAGAATTATTAAATTGTCCTAAAAATGCAATTATGGTAAAATGATGCAGAGGAATGCTATAGCAGCTGGGCAGAGTTGCTAGGAATTTAAATGTCAGAATCATTTTTCTAaagtatttatggtttggttctTTAATCAGTTAACATATTCATATGCCTAATTAATTTCAAGAACACCAATATATAAGTACAATTCCTCTAAGTCATACAAGGTgattgtaatgcctcaaattccctaatgtggcttagtgcctggattaaggggtcaggagggcaataattgatttaatatgtaattatatgcatgatcatgtgagttatatgattatatgatgataatttcaTGCATGTTCACTTCTTATAAGAAtggaattttcataattttggcctgttgagggcataattgtatatttatgtgcatgtatgtgatatatgggtaagaccacattgttatgtatgtttgagccattcgacatgagacgatcctaggatgcaagttagcggtttggttaTAACGGagttaattaccgggctcggggtgagcctagggttatttgatgcttagtacattactggaaaagagcgggtaatgggatatcaggaataacaggaattggaagacgttaattatgattaacgggataggtgggaaatgaacATTTTTCCCTTGCTTAGCTTTGAAGATTTTAAATGGccctaggggcaatttggtcatttagaCCATTAGATAAGTTCAGCCAAGGGAAGGTTGTGGAATacactaaggcaaaacagaggtctcttctcatctctctctcgatgactaaggaaaaacagagttctcttctcatctctctctctctcgatcttTTAGACCATTAGATAAGTTCAGCCAAAGGAAGGTTGTGGAATAGACTAAGGCATAACAGAGCTAtcttctcatctctctctctctctctctctctctctctctctctctctctctctctctctctctctctctctctctctctctctctctctctctctctctctctctgttggGATTTTGAAACAAAGTGGAGAAttgaagcttgaggattaaggcttgagagtttaggatCGTGATCAGTAACTGAAAGGGGTGCAATTcatatttgaggtaaggttttcaacTGGAAATTTCAAGGTTTTACTATGTTTTTAAGGTGGTTTGTAagttgagagtttgattgtgtagttgggaattttatggtgtTTTAGGTGTTAAGAGGCTTAGGTTTTATAGCTAGATTGGTGACAATGTGATTTTGATGTTTGGTTTTAATATTGGGATTGTTTGGTTGATGATTTGGCTAAGTTAGAAttgagaaaaatgcaggggagcttGGTTTGCGGGGTCAAGTCGCAACCGAGTTAATGCAAGTCACGATTTGAATGAACCCTAGAGCCTCCCCTAGGCTTTGTCTGGCAGGTGtgtcgcgaccctcaagggcaagtcgtggcccgcccctggcacccagacatgggctctctgtcttgggggcgtgTCGCGGCCCTTGGGTGACAGGTCACAGCCCGCCTATCCTTTTTGTGCCAAGCTGGGTTTTAGTCAGTTTTAAGCGCCGATTTTTGAATctcaaggctcaggatcgaatctactaactttTTTATTAGGATTCCAGGTCCCAGGAGCTGGGTATTAGTCCatgaacattttattacttattttattgatgggatttcatatttgattatgattaggtgaccgctaaaggcctAAAGGACagggtcgttctttatttattttacgctcaagtctgaggtaagaaaattgcacctagtatgtgacttgcatgattattgatgaggtaTGTTTAGTGCTCTATATATGTATATTGGTTGCATTGTGAATGTCTGGCAGCTttacttacttgtgaatggcactgacttgtTAGTCAAAAActacaatggtgtttagtaccgGTCGGGAAGctcagacttatcagtcatgatcggcaatagtactaaGCGCTAATCAtatagaattgacttatgagtcaagagatGCATTAGTGTTCTGCccacaggccgaaatgattagatctaatcaacatcagtattaaatgcttgatcgacctattggttgaagaaaactaaaaggcttggctagtctatgactagttactcagaaccAGGGCCAAAAAAGTTtaggtgacttgatagtcacatggcttagggtgcaggaccccagaatgactcattagtcatctattcaaggtgcatgaccccagaatgactcattagtcatctattcacgGCGCAGGACCCGAGGATTGACTTgctagtcatcatctgattaggggtGAGGCCCCAcaatgattacatgatcatttattattattcgtataaatgcagtaataagttttcttgttgagcattggctcacaggtgctatgtggtgcaggtaaagggaaagaaaagcttatacagccttgagtggaaagcttaggtggcgacttaaacatatgcggccgcttgaccaccacggccaaggtgtttctcaggggaacagGTGGGCTAACATAATTAGGGTAGGAATATAGATTAATCATTTATCGAAATATAACTGTATTTGTGATGTAATGTATTATTGCGGGTCAAGCCCAATAACTTAGACCAATGATCTAATTGTAACCataaactcctcactataaataagaggagatgagATAGAATTGGGGAAGGGCAATTCATAATGTCGAAACTCCATTCTTGCACAAATagtccttatgtaatgtaaaaatAAAGGAGGATTGTAGAAGAACCGGCGACGCAAGTTCAGCGGAAACTATgattcttcaagcttaaatattaataaaagtgactaagtggacgtagcTCATCTTCTTGGGgcagaaccactataaaatatgatgttatttattttattacatctctattcttgaatccatgctcttatgttctcaagttgacgaaaaacgatctcaacaaatagaaaaatagatttttaaatttttataattaaagggGCACAATTTGATAGTTGTCAAAATTGGAGGGGAAAAAtgttaattattttatgcaaactGTAATAGGGGGCACGATCATAGTATCAATAGTTCAAGGAAAAATTTTAACACATAGTATATTTTATTTTAGAAGACACAATTTGGTAGTGTCAAAAATTCAGAGTCAAAAAAGTTATTTATTCTTTAAAGAATGTGTATAAAGTAAGGATGAAAGAGATAAGTATTACAATATACCTTATTCAAggattgtgtatatatatagaaaGAATGAAAGATAAGCATCGATCTATCTTAAGATTACACAAAAATGAAGGATAAAACCTAATTGGTATCTATGTAAAGCATTATTATATATGCTTTCATCCGTTTTATTGGTCAaactagaaaaaataataaataatacttattttttttctcaaaatggAAAAATAAAGATGGTACATTAAATTATTGCCACCTTTTAGTTAAGATTTGCGTTTGAGCGACAAGAATAGTCCAGTCGCAATAGATTTATCGTCCGCAGATATTGGGGAACACCCTTCAATTTTCTTGGAGTAACGACTAAATATCTGATCTACTAtattttgattattattattatcattaaaatgTTTGCTGATAATGCTCTCAAACCCAGCTCTGCATTGTTCTGGAGTGATGATCATAGGACGAAAGGTTCGAGGTTGCAGTTCCAATCTTGATATTTCAAAACATCCATTTTTTTGTATTATCTTCCTGATCTCCTCAGGGGATGGGCtgaaaatgggcaagttgaacGAGTCAAGCTTTTCATGGCTTATTACTCCCTGCAAAACCGATCATATAGATATGTACTTATTAATGATGAAGAGGACTAGCTCATGTGATATGTTGTGTCATTATTCAAACTAGGGCCATATCATTCAATGAATAATCTAGAaagtacaaataaaataaaagcatAATTTGATATTTTACTTTCATTTTCTAGTGTTGATATATGACATTTAACGCACCCATCATCTAGATTAATACAATTTAATATTGTGCCCCACATTTTTAATAGAGAATTTCTAAGGGGTGTCATTGGTGTCCAACATTACAAATATGTGGTATAATGTTATTAGTACACTTTAATATTAGATCtcatatatttgaatttaataagtataatGGAGTATTATTAACCAATCATAAGGTGCCTCATGTGATGTTAGATACATTAAATTATCAAATAACAATACTTTTTTTAATATGAGAAATGTTAAGGGACACCACAGATGCTAACACAAGGAGGTAGCATACTACTATTGGTACAATCCAACCTCGAATCctacatatttaaatttaataagtattacgAGGTATTGGTAACCTTTATAGAATATCCCTCGTGTAGtataattttaaattgttaaataGTGACATTCTTTTAATATTCATATACTACTAAGCACTATACGGTGTCTCTTACATAACaatatattctttcatttttaAGGTAAGTCATTAGCCATATCTAGAAGATAAATTCTCACTGACATAAAAGTTAATTCATTAGTCGAGATCTGTCACTGGAAaattagacaaaaaaaaaataacactaGGCAAAAAAACCGAGAATTAAGTCCATACCTCATTAGCCATATCTACAAGGGTAGATTCCAACGGTGCCAAAAAAGGGCCGAGGGAGGATTGGGCAGGCGAACTCCCATCTTCCCTACCCGACATCAGAATCGCAAGTAGCCCGCCAGGAGCGAGCTCTTCCGATCGAGCATTAAAAAAACTCGCCATGTCCTCTTCATGCTGACGCCTATAGGCCTCACCAACTTGCTCGGCGGCCTTAGCATAGAAAATCTTGCCCTTGTTAAACGCCGGCGAGCTAGAGTCTTCGACCTCCGCTGGAGTCTTCGACAACCACTGCAACGCATGGGACGAGTAGGCGAGGTTCAACGATGCCCTGGGAAACAATCTCCGGTGGAAGGAGCCAGGCACACCGGCCGCGAAGTAAGTCCGGTCCTTGGgaaggttggtgaatagaatgttgaAGTCGTTGGAGACGTGGTCACTGAAGAAGACATGGAATTCGGGGACATGGTCATGGAAGGTTTTGGATACGGCTTCGATGATGGTGTCGACGGCGATGAAGGTGTTTGGGCCGGTGGAGCAGCCGAAGTCGACGATCCGGAATGAGCTTGAGATGGGGCAGATCTTCTGTTTGTTGATCTCAAGGTTTTTGGTTATGGCGGCCACCAACAATGCCTTGGCGTTTTCAGCTGCTTCTTTCTGTAGATTAATcatatattcataacataaaaaccatgTACTCTAATGATCTTGTTATGTaataatatttgatgatatatatatatacatacatacctGTAGATTTGAGTTCTTGGCATAGCTGTATGGGCCATCTCCACCAGTCATAGGAAACGATTCTTCCATCTTCTGATATTGGAAAATGCTTCTGTGGTTTACTTTTTTTCGAAGAACAAGAAGCAATGAAAATAATTAAGCTTTGttattataaaattttgaaaccTCTTCTTCTCAATATATGGAATGGAATAGTAGTGGGGAAAACAACGGGGAAATTAAGAATGATTTTTCCAGACCATACAATAAATGCAGGGGAAAATATCAACTGACTAATCTATTTTGAATAGTAAAATATATGTGGACAAAATGGCAGTAAAGGGTAGTCATTAGagcaagaaagagaaagaaacaaaataaaataatatataattaatataaaaaaagaaataaagaaaaaaataataaaataattttaacttATAGTTGTCTCTATATATaatgatgaggaataatattatttattaaattaaaaaaatatgtaaaataaCTTAAATTTAACTCATACATTAAAAGTTCatttttacctttttttttttatatattcagAAATTAGCTAATTTATCTTATCATTTATCAATTGTGAGTGCTCTTATGTATCATCttctttcaaaataataataaaattatttttgataaaaataaataaataaatccaaGCTGGGTTATCATTGGAGATAGGCAAAAATTGGACAATAGATTTCAATTCGTCCTAGTAATTAAGGGCCACATAAACAAAAATTTCAAAGTCATATCAGAAAATACAGTAGATACTGCTAGATAGGTAGAAAAGTATTTGACAAACGAAGATTCTTATATAATTACTCTAGAAAACAGAATGTGCTGGTTTAGAAAATTTCAAAACCGAATATTCTTTTATGAATTATGGGAGAAATTATTGTGTGGGATACAGGGTAACAcatttcttctttttgttgaaaaaattattaatacaatgaataaagaaaaaaggaaaataatCGAAGCCACGTAAATATTATGATTACATTATTAGGGAAAGATTACGGTGGTGTTTACAGTGTCTTGTCAACAATGATGTTGACAAAAGTTGGTTTGGGCTTGTAGATAGTTATGAACTCTAACTTTTCATTATGACAGTATATATTGTAGGTCATTTAAAATATCTTACAAAGTTTCAataaattccgaataatttacagtgccgaaaacaagATTCAAACAGTCGAATTCTCCACGCGTGCCTGTTTTTGAGTCCACATGTGCAACAAGctgtttgaatcttattttcggcactataaattatttgaatttttttaaattttgtgggatgttctaaatgactacaatatacactgtcataataaaaaatttgaatttgTATCTACTCAGATATCGAAACCAACTTTTGTCATGATCATAATAAAAGTCCACAGGCTTCAGAAGTTAGAGCATGGGCCTCAAAATTAGAGTGTGGTAAAAGACCCTTATTACTCTTGCTTGATGTTGCATAGAAAACTTTGCTTATTATGCAAAGAAGGAAAAAGCACATAACAAGAAGATCTAATTTAATTGGATCGGCCTACTTCTTGATTTTCATGGAAGAATTATAATAGATATTCAAATAAACAGCACTTGATGAAGAAGAGAACATTTATGCTATTTTGGGGGACTAGTTATACATAAGATTATCTTATATGACAggtaaggttttattaatattaaacttgtttgttttatttgctATTATATTTCAATGCATTATGGGGCTTAATTAGTTGATGTTATTGAATGTGATTATAACATTGAAAAGAAACCAagaaatagttttctttttttctttataCAGATACTGTTAAGGGGCACCGTACAATGTCCAACACCAGGGTTATCTTCCTCTCTCGCAGTGGGCCTCGACTTTAACACATTTTCTTTGCGGGTGATATAGTTATTGTTGGACAGACGAACAAGGAGGAAGTCAAGGCCTATTGGGAGTGCCTTTagcatttttgcaattgggctggCCAAGAGATTAACAAGCTTAAAACTACACAATTTTCTTTAGTGATAACACCAACACCCCCTTTGAGGTTCGGAAGGAGATTGTGGATTTATTAGGATCCTCTACTCCTATTGGTGATCTAAGATATCTTGGTCTCCCTATGAAGTCTAAAACTCTCTCAACCGCAGGACGTGCAACATTGATCAAATCTGTCCCTATTGCTATCGATTGTTGTTGGAGTAGGCCAAAGAAGTAATTAATAAGTTTGAATGGTACATAACTTTTTTGTCATGTGAAACCATAATTAGTCTTGTGAAAAATAGAATTTAATAAAATGACTAACAAGATTTCGGCCAATTGTAGAAGCGGATAATGTTTCCATTTTTTTAGTGAAAATTTCAAAAATGAGAGTGAGTGGTTTAATGTGTGTTAtatattatttgaattattgattgaatattttttaattaatttaatttttatttggttggtattataaattagaataaaaaagtGAAATGGAAAGTTCGACCTTCACACTCATTGATTACGGTTTCTCTACTGTCATGATATATTGTGATTTTGCATATATTAAAATGTAAATATGATTCTTTTCAAAACTAATAATGGAGTATTGATACTCAGGCATGGTCTTGGGTATTGGCGGGTCGGGTCTGTCCCTAGGGCCTTAATGAAGGTTTTGAGTTAAATAACCTTAAATAGATTTTGTCTTAGTTATGTAACcttcatttttcaaaatttatagcTACACTAATCTCCTCCTTTAATGAAACTTTTATATTCCAATAATGtccttttattttatattttttaattaaaataataaaaaatcagatttgaaaaaaaaaaattaaaaaacaaaaaacatattCAGCCCCCCATCATTCCTCCATCCACCATTTTTTCATCATAATCTCTTCAAATCCTATCAAATCTCTCCAAATGTATAGAAAGATTATTTTGTGACACACTTACATACTGATTTCAGTGACATTGTTGGAAAAAAGTGATTACATTAAGGTAAGTAAATGAGGAaccctaattttttaatttttgatttgAATGTAAAAACAAAGAAAGTTGTATTTTGTTTTCTTAGATgtttattttttcatatatatgtggtaaaaataacaataaaagtaCCTTGTTAGCCATATAATAACCATTTTGTGGCTTTTGAGTTGAAAATGGCGTTTTTCGAAATGAAACTCGTGAAGAAGATGAAACGCAGATCTCAACTGTGTACAGTTGAGCTCGACTGTGTTCAATCGAGAAGATAGTTACAGTAGAGCTCGACCAAACATGGTTGAGATACTAGTAGAGCTCAACTGTTGCTCAATTATTGCTGGTTTAGATAGTAGTTGAGGTTAACTGGATTTGATCAAGattagtattttaaatttcgAATCTTTCTTGATTTGAATGTTAGAACTAAATATTTGCATTTTGTTTGcttacaagtttgtttcttcatAAATATGTagtaaaaataacaattaaagtaTAATGCTACTCATATCATTACCATTTAGTGGGTTTTGAGTTAAAAATAGTGATTTTGCAAAGTGAAACCCGTGAAAAAGATGATATTGTTTAGTTCTTGCCTTGGTACAATCGAGCTCAACTAGGTGGAGATGTTCGAGATAATGGTAGAGCTCAACTATTGTTTTACTATAGCTAGTTGAGATACTAGTAGAGCTCAACTGATCTTGGTTCATATTTATATTTGTAATCTATAAAATTGTTTCATCAACATTTTTGTCAAAAAGAGAGATTACAttctttgtaaaaaaaatattaaattcaaTTTATATGTTAATTCTAGTAGTAGAGCTCAACTGTTGCTCAACTATAGTTGGTTGAAATACTAGTAGAGCTCAACTATAACTGATTGagaatgttatacccaaaaattggagatcaaaaacgtggcaataaaggtgacgagTGGCGGTGCATGATCattaaaagacacattaatagtcaataaatacattgacttctcagagttgtgataaagtgacccggtagactgacgaagaatttggactgcttgaaagatgtcataaccaagccaagtgcaccttggtccgaggaaagctaagggaaatgcatcctaggaggctaaggagaatacatcctaggaggctaaggagaatgcatcctaggaggctcaagagggtggtcctaggagagctaaagAGAGTGCATctgaggagaactcaagagagtggtcctaggagaccccaagagggtggtcctaggagagataaagagagtgcatccgaggagaactcaagagagtggtcctaggagaccccaagagggtggtcttaggagaccccaaggatttggtccgaggagaaacatggcatgctagaggagagtgccatgttagaagagagaagtgcatgtcctaccaccatgcacgtccgaccaacaaatgtttgtcctaccaccatgcacatgttcgaccagcacttgcatgggtggtcagtaggaggtggatcaactagctagaggagactaagtcaagattcccagaaacaacttcaacaagatatgcgggaatctctcattcttcccacaaatggggggtttgttacattttgaattttgaatgtttctttgtaatttaaatataaatataataaaacatCCCGGTTCtagggataccgtatgtatgaccctaagcctataaatagagggcttatgagatgagagaggggcttcttcttcttcttctttctagagagagaaatttgggtctgagtattctagagagagaaagtgctgcacttgagagaattcttgtatttttgcaatcggtactgaagaaactcagttggctcagtccatctgatcttgagtacagatctataaatcacaactctaagtggattaggctattaccgacaatcggggctgaaccactataaaaatcttgtgtgttctttattttcttgattaaaactgtctgttgtcgtttacattctcttgaaggcttgtcgttattgacgttctcacgtcgttggctaaaaacgcagtcaacagagATATTAGTAAAGCTCAATTTTTGCTCAACTATAGTGGGTTGAGATACTAGTAGAGCCTAACTAGACTTGGTTGAgattcatatttttaattttaaacttattaattataattttaacattaaatatattttctaatgtTAATAATCTATTCTCGT is a window of Humulus lupulus chromosome 4, drHumLupu1.1, whole genome shotgun sequence DNA encoding:
- the LOC133831609 gene encoding loganic acid O-methyltransferase-like, whose product is MEESFPMTGGDGPYSYAKNSNLQKEAAENAKALLVAAITKNLEINKQKICPISSSFRIVDFGCSTGPNTFIAVDTIIEAVSKTFHDHVPEFHVFFSDHVSNDFNILFTNLPKDRTYFAAGVPGSFHRRLFPRASLNLAYSSHALQWLSKTPAEVEDSSSPAFNKGKIFYAKAAEQVGEAYRRQHEEDMASFFNARSEELAPGGLLAILMSGREDGSSPAQSSLGPFLAPLESTLVDMANEGVISHEKLDSFNLPIFSPSPEEIRKIIQKNGCFEISRLELQPRTFRPMIITPEQCRAGFESIISKHFNDNNNNQNIVDQIFSRYSKKIEGCSPISADDKSIATGLFLSLKRKS